The proteins below are encoded in one region of Ostrea edulis chromosome 3, xbOstEdul1.1, whole genome shotgun sequence:
- the LOC125676971 gene encoding toll-like receptor 4 — protein MIISDMGSIFVLRVLSIYVAIYTDIIVCHDTNISCEVLKKGKFVKVDCSSRGLTTVPDFCQSIQLSTNTTTRKIRPNQILELDLSRNDIRHYHHNPFQCLHNLQVLNLERNRINLSNKNYFEGLFAPLVSLRNLNVKHNSEEGFINDTVFAELKELRVLRIDTPRETVFGNHFFQLRKLHTLDLSGIQGYCYIKHIGKQTFRYFQSLRILDVSACMIKYVDKGVFGNLKHLTELYLSHNKELGFENLQNITFNLTNTKIEKLHLDYIRCFMGPATRLCQHHTKYLSETALKELSLAGNRLDWMQRGVLQGLPKSLQKLSLASNRLSLGVYSFEYRLLGRMKELNVSFQVNPPSLTKKLFQNCYESSDVSSCSPSTEEQESIQISDEDEQMDLGEKEKQPVLIFQLPPKLQSLYWSSSRLFGDLGEFGINAISLKNIFFQNNIWYEWIGPVHGVEAIEELDLSQNFCYNISTEFLVHFSGVKTLKFRDNNLAKSLSLDHNGSTFRNQISLEFLDLSNNGIESLPQRIFKNASNMIQLLLKTNRLYKWDVKINHMKKLTVLDLSDNRLTSFSSTDMTQLENLFHHSNLTVDLTNNRFSCTCENIAVLNWLVAFGSHFKGIENYNCLDDTLNFHDLQKSVDILTEKCKSYLFWYVIGCFGCTLIVTISACYLIYRNRWRIRYIRYMANKKFRGYHRLQSNSSGEFEFDAYVSYSINDLSFVKNEMVQNLEEQSDIKLAIMHRDMEPCGAHASNIMDFISRSKRTICVVSKNFLESEWQDYELNMARMEGIEARKTLKFVFLILMPDVCQSKYPRKARDFIKKGCYIEYPDQTFGQTVFWESLRKEIERDLSSVP, from the coding sequence ATgatcatttctgacatgggaAGCATATTTGTTCTGCGTGTGTTATCAATATATGTAGCTATTTACACCGATATAATTGTTTGTCATGATACAAACATAAGCtgtgaagttttgaaaaaaGGAAAGTTTGTGAAGGTAGATTGTTCTTCTCGTGGATTGACTACTGTACCAGATTTCTGTCAAAGTATCCAATTATCGACCAACACTACCACAAGAAAGATACGTCCAAATCAAATCTTGGAGCTGGACCTATCAAGAAATGACATCAGACATTACCACCACAACCCATTTCAATGTCTGCACAATTTGCAAGTTTTGAATTTAGAAAGAAATCGCATTAatctttcaaataaaaattattttgagggTTTATTTGCGCCATTGGTGTCACTGCGGAACTTGAATGTTAAACACAACTCCGAGGAGGGATTTATCAACGACACAGTGTTTGCCGAACTGAAAGAGTTACGAGTTCTTCGTATTGACACGCCCAGGGAAACTGTGTTCGGAAATCATTTCTTTCAGTTGAGGAAACTGCACACCTTGGATCTTTCTGGAATACAGGGGTACTGTTACATTAAACATATTGGGAAACAAACTTTTCGATACTTCCAATCTCTGCGGATTTTAGATGTTTCTGCATGCATGATTAAATATGTCGATAAAGGGGTGTTTGGTAATCTCAAACACTTAACAGAACTTTACCTTTCCCACAATAAAGAACTAGGATTTGAAAATCTACAAAACATAACATTTAACCTCACAAATACCAAAATAGAGAAACTGCACTTGGACTATATTAGGTGCTTCATGGGACCGGCAACGCGTCTCTGTCAGCATCATACAAAGTATTTGTCAGAAACTGCTTTAAAGGAGTTAAGTTTAGCTGGAAACAGGCTTGATTGGATGCAGAGAGGTGTATTGCAGGGTCTTCCTAAAAGTCTTCAAAAACTATCACTGGCAAGCAATAGACTCTCGCTCGGTGTGTATTCATTCGAATATCGATTATTGGGACGAATGAAGGAACTCAATGTAAGCTTTCAGGTAAACCCACCTAGTCTAACAAAGAAACTATTTCAGAATTGCTATGAAAGTTCTGACGTCTCCTCGTGCTCTCCATCTACAGAGGAGCAAGAGTCCATACAGATTTCAGATGAAGATGAACAGATGGATCTGGGAGAGAAGGAAAAACAGCCAGTTCTTATCTTCCAGCTACCACCCAAACTCCAGAGCTTGTACTGGTCTTCAAGCCGTCTGTTTGGAGATTTAGGCGAATTCGGGATAAATGCAATCTCccttaaaaatatattttttcaaaacaacatttggTATGAATGGATTGGTCCAGTGCATGGAGTGGAAGCCATTGAGGAACTTGATTTATCTCAAAATTTTTGCTATAATATTTCAACAGAATTCCTTGTACACTTTTCTGGCGTAAAGACGTTAAAATTTAGAGACAACAACCTTGCGAAAAGTTTATCGTTGGATCATAACGGTTCAACATTCAGAAATCAGATATCTTTAGAGTTTTTAGATTTATCAAACAATGGTATAGAAAGCCTACCACAGCGGATATTTAAGAACGCTTCGAATATGATACAGTTGTTGCTAAAAACGAACCGACTATACAAGTGGGATGTTAAGATTAATCACATGAAAAAATTAACAGTTTTGGATCTTTCAGACAATCGACTCACAAGTTTTAGTTCTACAGACATGACACAATTAGAAAATCTTTTCCATCACAGCAACCTAACGGTGGACTTGACCAATAATCGCTTTTCATGCACATGCGAGAACATAGCAGTTTTGAACTGGCTTGTTGCTTTCGGTTCACATTTTAAAGGTATTGAAAATTATAATTGCTTGGATGATACCCTAAATTTTCACGACCTTCAGAAATCGGTTGATATCTTGACAGAAAAATGCAAATCGTACCTATTTTGGTATGTAATAGGTTGTTTTGGGTGCACTTTGATTGTTACAATCAGTGCATGttatttaatttacagaaacCGCTGGAGAATACGTTATATACGGTACATGGCAAACAAGAAATTTCGAGGTTATCATCGACTTCAGTCCAATTCCAGTGGCGAGTTCGAATTTGATGCTTACGTTTCATACTCCATTAATGATCTATCATTTGTGAAAAACGAGATGGTACAAAACCTGGAAGAACAGTCCGACATAAAACTTGCAATAATGCATAGAGATATGGAGCCTTGTGGTGCGCATGCATCTAATATAATGGATTTCATCAGTCGAAGTAAACGAACAATATGTGTTGTCTCGAAAAATTTCTTGGAATCCGAATGGCAGGATTACGAGTTGAATATGGCTAGGATGGAAGGCATAGAAGCGAGAAAAACGTTGAAGTTTGTGTTTTTAATTCTTATGCCAGATGTATGTCAGTCAAAGTATCCAAGAAAAGCTCGTGACTTCATTAAGAAAGGGTGTTATATAGAATACCCCGATCAGACTTTTGGACAAACAGTATTTTGGGAGAGTCTTAGAAAAGAAATCGAGAGAGATTTATCCTCAGTTCCATAG